From Haloarcula hispanica ATCC 33960, the proteins below share one genomic window:
- the pdxS gene encoding pyridoxal 5'-phosphate synthase lyase subunit PdxS, with protein sequence MTEETDLEDLRRGTDLVKRGFAKMQKGGVIMDVVNREQARIAEDAGAVAVMHLESVPADIRKRGGVARMADPGKLEEIIEEVSIPVMGKARIGHTAEAQILEAAGADMVDESEVLTQADDRYHIDKREFTAPFVCGARNLAEALRRIDEGAAMIRTKGEAGTGDVNQAVTHQRNIQRSIGMLEGMAHEERDEWAREHGAPRRLVHETADRGRLPVVNFAAGGIATPADAALMMQHGCDGIFVGSGIFGAENPQAMGESVVAAVNNYDDPEQLKEIAKNPGKGMKGQANADLDEEEQLQGRGV encoded by the coding sequence ATGACTGAAGAGACCGACCTCGAGGACCTCCGTCGCGGGACTGACCTCGTCAAGCGCGGCTTCGCGAAGATGCAGAAGGGCGGCGTCATCATGGACGTCGTCAACCGCGAGCAAGCCCGAATCGCCGAAGACGCTGGCGCAGTCGCCGTGATGCACCTGGAGTCGGTGCCGGCCGACATCCGCAAGCGGGGCGGTGTCGCCCGGATGGCGGACCCCGGCAAGCTCGAAGAGATCATCGAGGAAGTGTCGATTCCGGTGATGGGCAAGGCCCGTATCGGCCACACCGCCGAGGCCCAGATCCTGGAAGCGGCTGGCGCGGACATGGTCGACGAGTCGGAAGTGCTGACACAGGCCGACGACCGCTACCACATCGACAAGCGGGAGTTCACCGCGCCGTTCGTCTGCGGGGCGCGGAACCTCGCCGAGGCGCTGCGCCGCATCGACGAGGGCGCGGCGATGATTCGCACCAAGGGCGAGGCGGGCACCGGCGACGTGAACCAGGCCGTGACTCACCAGCGCAACATCCAGCGCTCCATCGGGATGCTTGAGGGGATGGCCCACGAGGAGCGCGACGAGTGGGCCCGCGAACACGGCGCACCGCGGCGACTCGTCCACGAGACAGCGGACCGCGGCCGGCTGCCGGTCGTCAACTTCGCGGCCGGCGGCATCGCGACGCCCGCCGACGCCGCCCTGATGATGCAACACGGCTGTGACGGCATCTTCGTCGGCTCGGGCATCTTCGGCGCGGAGAACCCACAGGCCATGGGCGAGTCCGTCGTCGCGGCGGTCAACAACTACGACGACCCCGAACAGCTCAAGGAGATCGCGAAGAACCCCGGCAAGGGGATGAAAGGCCAGGCGAACGCGGACTTGGACGAAGAAGAGCAGCTGCAGGGTCGCGGCGTCTAA
- a CDS encoding CAP domain-containing protein — protein sequence MNRSVITFGLIVLAALSVSGLAGVAVEGTLGADATESAPAESTEPSLAATPSAESASPVTPSTEATAAGVTQSAEPTATPDAAQTTPADSGTAIDTVRLEDRLVAAINDRRGNPVANDAFDGSLSDETKTGQTLSAMAGNHSERMAAQGSASPIANGSDTADRYAAAGLSEQCRLRHEGNAYIRPVTDLELVTSVDPNGANATRTADAVADHWFDLSGPRDTLYVANANHIGVGAATADGVVYITVSLC from the coding sequence ATGAACAGATCGGTCATCACATTCGGATTGATTGTTCTGGCGGCACTCAGTGTCTCGGGACTCGCAGGAGTAGCAGTCGAAGGGACGCTTGGTGCAGACGCGACCGAGTCAGCGCCGGCGGAATCCACGGAGCCGTCACTGGCAGCGACGCCCAGTGCAGAAAGTGCGTCACCGGTGACGCCGAGTACCGAGGCGACTGCGGCCGGAGTGACGCAGTCCGCAGAACCGACCGCGACCCCGGACGCGGCACAGACCACGCCAGCTGATTCGGGGACGGCTATCGATACGGTCCGCCTCGAAGACCGGCTTGTGGCGGCGATCAACGACCGACGCGGCAACCCGGTTGCCAACGACGCCTTCGACGGCTCCCTCTCGGATGAGACCAAAACCGGACAGACGCTGTCAGCCATGGCCGGCAACCACAGCGAGCGAATGGCCGCGCAGGGGTCGGCCTCACCGATCGCGAACGGGTCAGACACGGCGGACCGGTACGCGGCCGCCGGACTGTCCGAGCAGTGTCGCCTCCGCCACGAAGGAAACGCGTACATCCGCCCGGTAACCGACCTCGAACTGGTCACGAGCGTCGACCCCAACGGCGCGAACGCGACTCGGACGGCCGACGCCGTCGCCGACCATTGGTTCGACCTCTCTGGCCCCCGTGACACGTTGTACGTGGCGAACGCGAACCACATCGGCGTCGGTGCGGCCACCGCTGACGGCGTCGTCTACATTACCGTGAGTCTCTGCTGA
- a CDS encoding DUF1405 domain-containing protein: MATDEGVGARIDAAVARVFSRRLPDAEGLPRYVAPLPAWLENVGLRLAWPIALVNLVGTLFGFWYYAGRPLNTAPPLVEGQLGAAPLAAYPLIPDSPVATMFIGLSLVAWRLDWDTQWLHMLGFFGCIKLGLWTPYVQLVLNGPGGIPLWLYWFLILSHLAMAAEAFLIHRYASFSVVSVAVAVFWYGFNDIVDYFVPVLDGPHHTWLRAEPLAAAGGFDHTVLAHDLAAGWAVVLTLMATFLALATRVEKVKRQA; encoded by the coding sequence ATGGCTACGGACGAGGGTGTCGGCGCGCGCATCGACGCGGCTGTCGCACGGGTGTTCAGCCGCCGGCTCCCAGACGCCGAAGGGCTCCCGCGGTACGTCGCGCCGCTGCCGGCGTGGCTGGAGAACGTCGGGCTTCGACTCGCCTGGCCAATCGCGCTCGTCAATCTGGTCGGGACGCTGTTCGGCTTCTGGTACTACGCCGGCCGCCCGCTGAACACAGCGCCGCCGCTCGTGGAGGGCCAACTCGGCGCGGCTCCGTTGGCCGCCTACCCCCTGATTCCGGACTCGCCCGTCGCGACGATGTTCATCGGGCTCTCGCTTGTGGCCTGGCGGCTCGACTGGGATACGCAATGGCTCCACATGCTCGGCTTCTTCGGCTGTATCAAGCTCGGTCTGTGGACGCCGTACGTCCAACTCGTTCTCAACGGCCCCGGCGGGATTCCGCTGTGGCTCTACTGGTTCCTGATTCTGAGCCACCTGGCGATGGCCGCCGAGGCCTTCCTCATCCACCGCTACGCGAGCTTTTCCGTCGTATCCGTCGCCGTTGCGGTGTTCTGGTACGGCTTCAACGACATCGTGGACTACTTCGTCCCGGTTCTCGACGGGCCACACCACACCTGGCTGCGGGCCGAGCCGCTGGCCGCAGCTGGCGGGTTCGACCACACGGTGCTGGCCCACGACCTCGCGGCCGGCTGGGCGGTCGTGCTGACGCTCATGGCGACGTTTCTCGCACTGGCGACGCGCGTAGAGAAAGTGAAGCGGCAAGCCTGA
- a CDS encoding DUF2150 family protein, translating to MSTPPGEYYTEERWQNWLDRIEEEEVDPEDEDSARLLLNLQDDAAIAVAKILTDYEDGPLDEEATIDELTGVREIVLDDIDIDDEETVMLIDGVQTSLLCVFYAAEEFVAEGPADDATITDYIEAAADAEAEEDLDAALGYCVQAGTQIIGGSELPMEVAEDLEYGLVSEWVNGLDSLQTAMSDPEVVEEDES from the coding sequence ATGAGCACTCCGCCGGGGGAGTATTACACCGAAGAACGCTGGCAGAACTGGCTAGACCGTATCGAGGAAGAAGAAGTCGACCCTGAAGACGAGGATTCGGCGCGGCTCCTGTTGAACCTCCAGGACGACGCCGCGATTGCGGTCGCGAAGATCCTCACGGACTACGAGGACGGACCGCTCGACGAAGAGGCGACCATCGACGAGCTTACCGGTGTCCGGGAGATCGTCCTTGACGACATCGACATCGACGACGAGGAGACCGTGATGCTGATCGACGGCGTCCAGACCTCGCTTTTGTGCGTGTTCTACGCAGCCGAGGAGTTCGTCGCGGAAGGTCCCGCGGACGACGCAACCATCACGGACTACATCGAAGCCGCCGCGGACGCGGAAGCCGAAGAGGACCTCGATGCGGCACTGGGCTACTGTGTGCAGGCCGGCACGCAGATCATTGGCGGGTCGGAGCTCCCGATGGAGGTCGCTGAGGACCTCGAATACGGACTCGTCTCCGAGTGGGTCAACGGACTCGACAGTCTCCAGACCGCGATGAGCGACCCGGAAGTCGTCGAAGAAGACGAGAGTTGA
- the hmgB gene encoding hydroxymethylglutaryl-CoA synthase, with translation MTAVGIDAMEIWTGKLKLDLAETFAPAQGDDPGKYTKGLGLRASSFPDVYEDIVTMGANAAHRLMERKGLTPEDIGRIDVATESAFDNSKPVSTYIAGCLEQVYDENFHHANKGERKFACISGTQSLDDAYNWIRAGRNRGRAALVIATDTALYARDDPGEATQGAGAVAMLVDEDPNLVELSTEQGYGSADETDFLKPNQQFPSVDGKRSVNVYLARMREALEDFAEVAGDIHPGDYEMIPFHTPFPGMVRKAAALGYRHIIRGTDVGDLMAEEIGHQPMRADFETDDEFHAAIKEYTDALTETERYQDWYANTIEPTLAISREVGNWYTGSVHIARAAGLKHARESGLDLDEARLLVASYGSGAQAEVHAETIVPGWEEEIGALNIDEQIRNRYDLSFAEYEQVHDVHNHETETDVEEFTAPEDEFAFDGWGRMGERKYRYVE, from the coding sequence ATGACTGCAGTCGGTATCGACGCCATGGAGATCTGGACCGGGAAGCTCAAACTTGACCTCGCGGAGACGTTCGCGCCGGCTCAAGGAGACGACCCGGGGAAGTACACGAAGGGGCTCGGCCTGCGCGCGTCGTCGTTCCCGGACGTGTACGAGGATATCGTCACGATGGGGGCGAACGCGGCCCATCGCCTGATGGAGCGCAAGGGGCTGACGCCCGAGGACATCGGCCGGATCGACGTGGCGACCGAGAGCGCCTTCGACAACTCGAAGCCTGTCTCGACGTACATCGCGGGCTGTCTCGAACAGGTGTACGACGAGAACTTCCACCACGCCAACAAGGGCGAGCGGAAGTTCGCCTGTATCTCGGGGACACAGAGCCTTGACGACGCCTACAACTGGATCCGCGCCGGACGGAACCGCGGCCGAGCCGCACTCGTCATCGCAACTGACACCGCACTGTACGCCCGCGACGACCCCGGCGAGGCCACGCAGGGGGCCGGCGCGGTGGCGATGCTCGTCGATGAAGACCCGAATCTGGTCGAACTCTCGACCGAACAGGGGTACGGCAGCGCCGACGAGACTGACTTCCTCAAGCCCAATCAGCAGTTCCCGTCCGTCGACGGCAAGCGCTCGGTGAACGTCTACCTCGCCCGTATGCGCGAGGCGCTGGAGGACTTCGCGGAGGTGGCCGGCGACATCCACCCGGGCGACTACGAGATGATTCCGTTCCACACGCCGTTCCCGGGGATGGTCCGGAAGGCCGCGGCACTCGGCTACCGACACATCATCCGCGGCACCGACGTGGGCGACCTGATGGCCGAGGAAATCGGTCACCAGCCCATGCGCGCGGACTTCGAGACCGACGACGAGTTCCACGCCGCTATCAAGGAGTACACCGACGCACTCACGGAAACCGAGCGCTATCAGGACTGGTACGCTAACACCATCGAACCGACGCTTGCGATCTCCCGCGAGGTCGGCAACTGGTACACCGGCTCCGTTCACATCGCCCGCGCCGCCGGCCTGAAACACGCCCGCGAGAGCGGACTGGATCTGGACGAGGCCCGTTTGTTAGTTGCCTCCTACGGGTCCGGCGCACAGGCGGAAGTCCACGCTGAGACCATCGTCCCCGGGTGGGAGGAGGAAATCGGCGCGCTCAACATCGACGAGCAGATACGGAACCGCTACGACCTCTCCTTCGCCGAGTACGAACAGGTCCACGACGTCCATAATCACGAGACCGAGACCGATGTCGAGGAGTTCACCGCGCCCGAAGACGAGTTCGCCTTCGACGGCTGGGGCCGGATGGGTGAGCGGAAATATCGGTACGTGGAGTAG
- a CDS encoding type IV pilin N-terminal domain-containing protein, with translation MLSVTVLLAATVGGFALTATTDLDQRTPTVARSTGNFVTDPSGGCGGNTVAIRHAGGDPVPADELAIAVALPDTDARIVDLPVSGTALSASNTDDSDNIVYDYCVGGVIANGGKRWSAGRAITFQLNAGGGTVDPGDSIEVRVVHAPTNGVLAAVELTARR, from the coding sequence ATGCTCTCGGTCACCGTCCTCTTAGCCGCGACAGTCGGTGGGTTCGCACTCACTGCGACTACCGACCTGGACCAGCGGACGCCCACCGTCGCCCGCTCGACCGGAAACTTCGTGACTGACCCGTCGGGGGGATGCGGCGGGAACACAGTAGCGATTCGACACGCCGGCGGCGACCCGGTCCCGGCCGACGAACTGGCAATCGCTGTTGCACTGCCAGACACCGACGCCCGCATCGTCGACTTACCGGTTTCCGGAACGGCGCTGTCAGCGAGCAACACCGACGACTCCGACAACATCGTCTACGACTACTGTGTCGGCGGTGTCATCGCCAATGGCGGCAAGCGGTGGTCAGCGGGCCGGGCCATCACTTTCCAGTTGAACGCCGGCGGCGGCACTGTCGACCCGGGCGATAGCATCGAAGTGCGCGTCGTTCACGCTCCCACAAACGGCGTCCTCGCTGCGGTCGAACTGACCGCCCGCCGGTAA
- a CDS encoding GrpB family protein, translated as MIGLERGTVDLVPYQEGWKTSYEEEVERLKTIAGERLLDFEHIGSTAIEGLPAKPIIDILAVVESLEEARDLVPVLEQNGYEHRPDEDVYGRLFFAKGPRTNRTHYLSLVECDSDFYHEKIAFREHLREHPEVAEQYASLKRALAEKYPKRRERYTAEKGDFIRDVLGSAMNE; from the coding sequence ATGATCGGATTGGAACGAGGGACAGTCGACCTCGTACCGTATCAAGAGGGGTGGAAAACCTCCTACGAGGAAGAGGTTGAGCGCCTGAAAACCATTGCCGGTGAGCGACTGCTCGATTTCGAACACATCGGTAGTACCGCAATTGAAGGCTTGCCAGCGAAACCGATAATTGATATCCTCGCAGTTGTCGAGAGCCTGGAAGAAGCGAGAGACTTGGTTCCAGTTCTTGAACAGAACGGGTATGAGCACCGGCCCGATGAAGACGTATACGGTCGGCTATTCTTCGCCAAAGGCCCACGTACGAACCGGACGCACTACCTCTCACTCGTTGAATGTGACAGTGATTTCTATCACGAAAAAATCGCCTTCAGGGAGCACCTCAGAGAACATCCAGAGGTTGCTGAACAATACGCGTCGCTAAAGAGGGCACTAGCAGAGAAGTACCCGAAAAGGCGAGAGAGATACACTGCTGAAAAAGGTGATTTCATTCGAGATGTACTTGGCAGTGCAATGAATGAGTAG
- a CDS encoding helix-turn-helix domain-containing protein, with protein MAGGARDDLAEKMAGEVALSDDPGATLRKWRTDFDVAQTELADELDVSPSVVSDYESGRRDNPGIGVVRRLVVALLDIDENRGGDHIRQHARVLSAGFDSDVVHDLREYSANVGVERVYDAIDAEELFRGSQDTVAGHTVINSIAAITRLSSDEFYQLYGQSTNRALVFTNVTRGESPLVALRVVSPTPNAVILHGLDDEAVWEHAQDLARIDDFSLAITDIDLEDLLGGLRRLP; from the coding sequence ATGGCAGGGGGCGCACGCGACGACCTCGCGGAGAAAATGGCGGGTGAAGTGGCACTGAGCGACGACCCAGGGGCGACCCTGCGGAAGTGGCGCACTGACTTCGACGTTGCACAGACCGAACTCGCCGACGAACTCGACGTCTCTCCGTCCGTGGTCTCGGACTACGAGAGCGGGCGGCGCGACAACCCCGGTATCGGCGTGGTCAGGCGACTCGTCGTCGCACTGCTCGATATCGACGAGAACCGCGGCGGCGACCACATCCGCCAGCACGCCCGCGTGCTCTCGGCCGGGTTCGACAGCGACGTTGTCCACGACCTCCGCGAGTACTCCGCCAACGTCGGCGTCGAGCGCGTCTACGACGCTATCGACGCCGAAGAACTGTTCCGGGGCAGTCAGGACACCGTCGCGGGCCACACCGTCATCAACTCCATCGCCGCCATCACGCGCCTCTCCTCGGACGAGTTTTACCAGCTATACGGGCAGTCGACGAACCGCGCCCTCGTGTTCACGAACGTGACCCGCGGCGAATCCCCGCTGGTCGCGCTCCGTGTCGTCTCACCGACGCCGAACGCGGTTATCCTCCACGGGCTTGACGACGAGGCGGTCTGGGAGCACGCACAGGACCTCGCCCGCATCGACGACTTCTCCCTTGCGATCACCGATATCGATCTGGAGGACCTGCTCGGCGGGCTGCGGCGTCTTCCCTGA
- a CDS encoding type II toxin-antitoxin system VapC family toxin, whose protein sequence is MYVETDFLLALIKDEDWLGDAAESVYRDHRDELWTSQFTLIELLMVAYREERNTERVVTNAAALVEVRGDVDTVVAAATYVEDHGFTPFDALHLVESDGDTIVSSDETYESVAPHLDLKTADEE, encoded by the coding sequence ATGTACGTCGAGACTGACTTTTTGCTCGCCCTCATCAAGGACGAGGACTGGCTTGGCGATGCCGCCGAATCGGTGTACCGGGACCACCGAGACGAACTGTGGACGTCACAGTTCACGCTCATCGAACTCCTCATGGTCGCCTATCGTGAGGAGCGCAACACCGAGCGGGTCGTCACGAACGCCGCCGCGCTGGTGGAAGTGCGCGGCGACGTGGACACAGTGGTAGCAGCCGCGACGTACGTCGAGGACCACGGTTTCACGCCCTTCGACGCGCTCCATCTCGTTGAGTCCGACGGCGACACGATCGTCTCCAGCGACGAGACGTACGAGTCGGTCGCGCCACATCTCGACCTGAAGACGGCGGACGAAGAATAG
- a CDS encoding mechanosensitive ion channel family protein → MAVQGTATPTPAANDTGEGLLELFTVLQRSLDQLVATQGRLVATLILLVVLLVSVVVVPAALSRLRSVTSDRTGDWLQVMADYTPTTIRGVFLRIAQFSMVVLVVVSFLIVWGVLDVVQTVGPYLDGSDQSVLATIQTVVLVMLAFVLSDQMQRWIGRFSQAVTGFTEHQEEILLRLGQVTVFVTIGATIFAVWGIDLSGLLVGAGFLGIVVGLAARQTLGSLIAGFVLMFSRPFTIGDWVLVGDQEGIVTDITIFNTRLENFDGEFVIIPNDRVSDRAVTNRSRKGLLRLTVDIGVDYDTDVDRAMDLAREAMADIEHVVDSPTPDVVPKDFGDSAVVMELRFWIDHPTPPRKWRAISAVVRGVKATFDDEDITIPFPQRTLSNRVDAADEESLEGGVEMRPDGDG, encoded by the coding sequence GTGGCTGTGCAGGGGACGGCCACGCCGACGCCAGCGGCCAACGACACCGGTGAAGGCCTTTTGGAACTCTTTACCGTGTTACAGCGGTCGCTGGACCAGTTGGTCGCGACGCAGGGGCGACTCGTCGCGACGCTCATCCTCCTGGTCGTCCTGCTTGTCAGTGTCGTCGTCGTTCCCGCAGCCCTCTCCCGGCTTCGGTCTGTCACGTCGGACCGAACTGGCGACTGGCTGCAGGTCATGGCCGACTACACGCCGACGACCATCCGGGGTGTGTTTCTCCGGATCGCCCAGTTCTCGATGGTCGTCCTCGTCGTCGTCTCGTTTCTCATCGTCTGGGGAGTCCTCGATGTAGTCCAGACAGTAGGTCCGTACCTCGACGGGAGCGACCAGTCGGTGCTGGCGACGATACAGACGGTCGTCCTCGTCATGCTGGCCTTTGTCCTGTCCGACCAGATGCAGCGGTGGATCGGCCGGTTCAGCCAGGCCGTCACTGGCTTCACCGAACACCAGGAAGAGATCCTTCTCCGACTGGGGCAGGTCACTGTGTTCGTCACCATCGGCGCGACGATCTTCGCCGTCTGGGGCATCGATCTCAGCGGCCTGCTCGTCGGGGCCGGCTTCCTCGGTATCGTGGTCGGTCTGGCCGCCAGACAGACGCTCGGGTCGCTCATCGCCGGCTTCGTCCTGATGTTCTCCCGCCCGTTCACTATCGGCGACTGGGTGCTCGTCGGCGACCAAGAAGGGATCGTGACCGATATCACCATCTTCAACACGCGGCTGGAGAACTTCGACGGCGAGTTCGTCATCATTCCGAACGACCGCGTGAGTGACCGCGCGGTGACGAACCGTAGCCGCAAGGGGCTGTTGCGTCTCACGGTCGACATCGGTGTGGACTACGACACCGACGTTGACCGGGCGATGGACCTCGCTCGCGAGGCGATGGCCGACATCGAACACGTCGTCGATTCGCCGACGCCGGACGTCGTCCCGAAAGATTTCGGGGACTCCGCTGTGGTGATGGAACTCCGGTTCTGGATCGATCATCCGACGCCACCACGGAAGTGGCGCGCCATCTCGGCGGTCGTCCGGGGTGTGAAAGCCACCTTCGACGACGAGGACATCACGATCCCGTTCCCCCAGCGGACCCTCTCGAATCGCGTGGACGCGGCGGACGAGGAGTCGCTGGAAGGCGGCGTGGAGATGCGTCCGGACGGCGACGGTTGA
- a CDS encoding PKD domain-containing protein, whose product MTFTGDERAQSVQVGAVLLFGVLIIAFSSYQAFAVPEQNREVEFNHNQQVQTHLQDLRNAIVSVPGQPSQQAVSVQLGTRYPSRLVATNPGPPSGLLYTDGTTNESQNLTVRNAEAINPETADYWDGTAPRHYNTGAIAYKPEYNVYGEAPETVYEHSVVYNQFREGNITLSEQAMVDGRDITLVALNGSMSRSASDSVTVDVRPTSQSSRTVRVTNATETSNVSVSFLSRLPAEEWRVLLEDEIDPSPGNKSNDRYIANVIEAEGPGSLYNVTVVFERGATYRLKMAKAGVGTRVASESDAYLTTVGSENVTVAKGDDEEIVLEVRDAYNNPVSDVEVNGSVDGSNAGSLTTDTESSDSDGRVRFVYETSQSTTTGTATVQFSLDEINGSFDGESPEDVSVPVTVTEANPGSGGGSGNTGLIYNEDAIALNSNGNTDGGVDGGVQFSVTNELGEEITITTVAIDPVNDDIIRLSDTFSNDRDPAPQENEVYIQADTNGYTDFGGGTDVPRTVDVDSDGSLNGPNPVLSDTSTATFHLFEFIQDTLFGSSEIDMTGESVTITVTYELSSGGTDSKMFTVTPGGANTNEQPNADFTITSDGSESNGKWDFDASPSSDPQGDIVTYEWDFDEDGIFETTGQTVEKKRVDSGTVVALRVVDSEGNADTVRKEVP is encoded by the coding sequence ATGACTTTCACGGGCGATGAGCGCGCGCAGTCAGTACAGGTCGGGGCTGTACTGCTGTTCGGCGTGCTTATCATCGCCTTCTCCTCGTACCAGGCGTTTGCCGTGCCGGAGCAAAACCGGGAGGTGGAGTTCAACCACAATCAGCAGGTACAGACGCATTTACAGGACCTGCGGAACGCTATCGTCTCCGTTCCGGGACAGCCGAGTCAGCAAGCCGTCTCAGTGCAGTTGGGGACGCGATACCCGAGTCGGCTGGTGGCGACGAATCCCGGGCCGCCGTCGGGGCTGCTGTACACGGACGGAACGACCAACGAGTCGCAGAACCTCACGGTTCGTAATGCCGAGGCGATTAACCCCGAGACGGCAGATTACTGGGACGGAACCGCACCGCGGCACTACAACACGGGGGCCATCGCCTACAAGCCGGAGTACAACGTCTACGGGGAGGCCCCGGAGACCGTGTACGAGCACTCGGTCGTCTACAACCAGTTCCGCGAGGGGAACATCACGCTCTCGGAACAGGCGATGGTCGATGGGCGCGACATCACGCTCGTCGCACTCAACGGGTCGATGAGCCGCTCGGCGAGCGATTCGGTTACGGTCGACGTGCGGCCGACATCGCAGTCGTCCCGAACGGTTCGCGTCACGAACGCGACAGAGACGTCGAACGTGTCGGTCTCGTTTCTCTCCCGGCTCCCGGCGGAGGAGTGGAGAGTGCTTCTCGAAGACGAAATCGACCCAAGTCCGGGTAACAAAAGCAACGACCGGTACATCGCAAACGTCATCGAGGCCGAGGGGCCAGGCTCGCTCTACAACGTCACAGTCGTCTTCGAGCGGGGAGCCACATATCGCCTGAAGATGGCGAAAGCGGGCGTCGGCACTCGTGTTGCCTCTGAAAGTGACGCGTACCTCACCACTGTCGGCAGTGAGAACGTTACTGTCGCAAAGGGCGACGACGAAGAGATTGTGCTGGAGGTTCGGGACGCGTACAACAACCCCGTAAGCGATGTCGAAGTGAACGGCTCAGTCGATGGGAGTAACGCGGGGTCGCTTACCACGGACACAGAGTCATCCGACAGCGACGGTCGCGTCAGGTTCGTCTACGAGACAAGCCAGTCGACGACAACTGGAACAGCCACCGTCCAGTTCAGCCTCGACGAGATCAATGGTTCGTTCGACGGCGAATCTCCTGAAGACGTCTCAGTGCCGGTGACAGTGACGGAAGCGAATCCCGGATCTGGGGGCGGGTCCGGCAACACAGGTCTCATCTACAACGAGGACGCTATTGCCCTCAACAGCAATGGGAACACTGATGGGGGCGTTGATGGGGGCGTCCAGTTTAGTGTCACCAATGAATTAGGCGAGGAGATCACAATAACGACGGTGGCAATCGACCCGGTTAACGACGATATAATCCGACTCAGTGACACCTTTAGCAACGACCGTGACCCAGCACCACAAGAGAACGAAGTATATATTCAGGCAGACACTAACGGATATACCGACTTCGGTGGCGGAACAGATGTCCCACGGACTGTTGATGTCGACAGTGATGGCAGCCTGAACGGTCCAAACCCAGTGCTGTCCGATACGTCAACGGCGACATTCCACCTGTTCGAGTTTATTCAGGATACCTTGTTTGGCTCTTCCGAGATAGATATGACTGGAGAGAGCGTCACGATAACCGTCACCTACGAGCTATCGAGTGGTGGTACCGATTCGAAGATGTTCACCGTCACTCCCGGAGGTGCGAACACGAACGAGCAACCGAACGCCGACTTCACGATAACCTCTGACGGGTCGGAATCGAATGGCAAGTGGGACTTCGACGCCAGCCCGTCCAGCGATCCGCAAGGCGACATCGTGACCTACGAATGGGATTTCGACGAAGACGGTATCTTCGAAACGACCGGCCAGACAGTAGAAAAGAAAAGAGTGGACTCCGGCACAGTGGTCGCACTCCGCGTCGTTGACTCAGAAGGGAATGCCGACACTGTCCGCAAAGAGGTTCCGTAA
- a CDS encoding AbrB/MazE/SpoVT family DNA-binding domain-containing protein, with translation MSEATLDDRGRLTLPKELRERYGDRYHIVELHDGIKLVPVAETPLDALRDEFADVEKTAEELRQGARDAAVDEAGR, from the coding sequence ATGTCCGAGGCGACGCTCGATGACCGTGGCCGCCTGACGCTCCCCAAAGAGCTGCGCGAGCGCTACGGCGACCGCTACCACATCGTCGAACTCCACGACGGAATCAAACTGGTTCCGGTTGCAGAGACCCCCCTCGATGCGCTCCGAGACGAGTTCGCAGATGTCGAAAAGACAGCGGAGGAACTCCGTCAAGGGGCGCGTGACGCGGCAGTAGATGAGGCTGGACGCTGA